The genomic segment TTCGTCTCCGCCAACGGTTGACGAAGCGACCGGCTTTACGCTCGTAGTAGTATCATCATCATCGCCGGTAGAAGATCCGCCAACCATAGCAAAATCATCAGTTATATCGTCAGCAAATAGTTCATCATCCATAGTAGAAAGTTTAAAAAGTAATTTTTAAAGCCAAGTAGTAGGCCTTAGGAATAGTTTATTCAGTAGTCTCCGGAGTCTTTGCTTCTTCAGCAGGAGCTTCTTCGGCCACTGGGACAGCTTCTTCAACTTCAACTGGGGCATCTTCAACCACTGGGGCAGCTTCTTCAGCTTTGGCTGGAGCGGCAGCCGGGGCTTTTGGCTCAGGCTGCCCCTTCTTACTTTTTCTAACTCGACTACGAACAACTATAAACTTCTCCATATCGGAAACGCCGTTTCTTTTTAGTAAAGAAGCGAGAGTATCACTTGGTTGAGCACCTTTAGCTATCCAATAATTAATTCTTTCAATATCAAATTTAAGTTCTTTTGGTATTACAATTGAGTTGTATGAACCTACCTTTTCAAGGAATTTACCTTTTACGGCATTAGCCTTTTCAGCAACCACTAGATCATATGTTGCCTGTTTCTTGCGTCCTGTACGTCTGAGTCTTATTACTAGCACGGATTCTTAAGTTAAATATATAGATGAAAAATGCTGATGTATTCTAGTGACGAAGGTACACTTAGTCAAGCGAAATTGGGCCAATAACGGCTTTAACTTCGGTAACATAGTTTTTTGACAGCATTTTATTTAATTCGTTCAAAAAATCTACCTTTACGATATTGAATCGCGTAAGGGCACTTGATCCTCCAAAATTTATTGTAAGTAAGCCATTTTGGAAGCTTACCACTCGCCCCCCCCCCTCTGGGAAAGTGTTGAGTAAGACCTTCCTGGCGTTGTGACAAATAACACCTGATGAGATAGCTTCCCCCATACCTTGGCTTCGGGCGATTCTTTCAAATTCTTCTTGAAAATTAATTAGGTTCATTTGTTTTTTTATAAGCATTCAATGTTTCGCAAGCCATTTTTTCCCACGAGAAATCTTTTAGTCTTTCTTTACCTTTTTGGATTAAATAGTCGCGGAGGCCGTCATTACGCAGGAGCTCGGTGAACTTATCAGCCATTTCGTCTAAATTTTTTGGGTCAAAGTACGCCGCGGCCTCCCCACAAATATCCGGAAGGCATGATTTATTAGATGCGCATACCGGAGTGCCACAGGCGAATGCTTCAAGTGCCGGCAGTCCAAAGCCTTCATAAAAAGATGGGTATGCATATATCGAGGCTCCATTATATAGTCCTATTAAGTCCGACTCCTCTACAAGCCCAACTAATTTCACATTGTCAGCTAGCCCCAATTTATCGATAGTCATCCTCACCTCCGGATAATGAGGGTTTTCTTTTCCGGTAATCACCAAATATCCATCAAATTTTGAATCATTTAATAGTTTCGCAAATCCGCCGATAAGCCCAATGACATTTTTATGATCTCGATGAACGCCAGTATATAGGATATATTCTTTATCTATTTCAAATTTTTCAACGACTTTACCAACCTCCTCCATAGGCAGCGCCCTAAATTCATTACCAACCGCCTCATGTATCATTACAGTTTTCCCACGTGTAAAATTATACAATCTATGAAGGTCGAGTTCTGTGTTTTTTGATACAGCTATTATCTTCTTTGCCCTCCTCAGAATACTTTTTAGAACAATATGGTATGCGGTTCTATGATACCATTTTGTGAATTTTTTCCCAGGGAAAAAAGAGAGAGTCAAATCATGAATCGTCACGATACAAGGCTTTCTATACAAAATCGGAGCATTGAAATGAGTGAAATGCATAAGGTCCAATTTCTCTTTTTTCAGAGCTTTAGCAAATGAGAGTTGTTCTTTTAACGAATAATGTGGAGCATCTACTTTTACAGCCTTGAAGGCTTGCTTTCCTTCCGTGCGATTTCTCCCATTTTCAAGCAACTGCCTTTTGGACTCTTTGAACTCGCTGTATTCAGGTTCATTCAAGAAAAACACATAATCATTCTCATGATCAATCTTAATCAAGTTCTCGATAAGTTCGTAGCAGTACCGTCCAATACCGGTAAACTGCGAAGAGTACATCCGAAGATCAATTCCAATTTTCATAAGCACAAAGTTAGCGCGCGCACATTAGCATATTTTTTAGAAATACTAATAGTTATTATTGTTTGGCGGTGTGAAATTATATTTATCCTCAATCTCGATAGGCCTCCCAAATTCATCCGTTTCCTTATTTACAAGGAAGGGAGGGTAATGATTATAGAGATCAAACTCGCCGTTTGTGTATGCTATTTCTTCGCTGAGCCACATGCGATTTTCGGTTTCCGTCATCATATCAATTCGTAATTGTTTTAGCAGAGCCCTCCTTATATATGTCGAATAACACATTCTTTTGGCTATCGTTACATCGGTCAGCGTTTTATACAGCTCTTTGTCTATTCGGAAAGATACGATTTTCACAGGTGGGTTGTAGTACATTTGGGCTTGATTAGGAGGTATTATTATCTAGAAGGCGCCGGGCGTTCATATACTTTTTCCCAATATTACATTGTATGACATTGTAATATTGACTTGAAAGGGGTCGCGACCCACCTACTCGATAAAACACATATACCAAACAAACTTAAAATTTCTTTAAAATACTAATTAAAAAAACTCTAAAAACCTGTATATTCAAATTAGTAAAAGAAATGAATTATGAGAAATCGAGACAGTGCATTTATGGCATTAATAATAGCGATGATGATCGGCGCTTTTATTATTATGTTTACCGAGGTTGAAGTGCCAAAACTGATTAAGGCGAATTTATTTAATGGCGGGGGTCAAAAAGTTCAAGTAAAAGAGGGGGTCTCAATTCTTGCATTCGGAGACGTATCTTTTGATAGGTATATTCGAAAAAGAATTGGGGAGGAAGGCAAGGACGCAGTCCTTGCCGGTATGGAACCGATCCGCTATATTCTCAATAATGCAGATATTGTATTTGTAAATCTCGAAGGGCCTGTTACGGAAAATCGCATAACTACAGGCAAAGAAATTGCATTTCAATTCGATCCGGATTCGCTCGAAATTTTAAAGAATTTCTCAGTGGACATTGCGTCTACCGCAAACAATCACGCTTATGATATGGGCAAAAATGCCGTAGAAGATACTCGCAAATTTCTTGCAGATTATGGGATAATTTCAGTTGGGGACGCAAAGGGTACAAATGAAAAATCTTCTTATGAAACAATCATTAATGGTAAAAAAGTTGCTTTTGCCGCCTTTAACCATACGGATTACAGGTTGGATTTTGACTCGGCGGCGATACTCATCTCAGAATTAAAAGCTCGCAACGATATTGTAATAGTGAGTATTCATTGGGGGCGAGAGTATTTCATCGTACCAAGTGATTTCCAGAGAGATATGGCTCGCAAATTTGTTGAATCCGGCGCCGACGTAATTATTGGGCACCACCCGCATGTGATAGAAGGCATGGAATTTATAGATGGCAAACCGGTTTTTTATTCGCTTGGAAATTTCGTTTTCGACCAGTGGTTCATGGACGAAACACAGGAAGGCCTCGGCATCGAGCTTATATTTAGCGACGCCTCCACCAAAATCCACTTACTCCCATTCAAAATCGACAAAGGCTTCCCATACATCCCAACCGACGAAGAGTCACAAGCAATCCTAAACAAATTCTACAGCTACAGTTTCAGCACAAACCCTGAAATCAACGACCACTTAGATCTATTCCAAAATATTTCTCCAAAATAATTCATGCACGCGAAACTGGCGGAACGGACGGGACTCGAACCCGCGACCTCCTCCGTGACAGGGAGGCGTTCTAACCAACTGAACTACCGCTCCGCGTTGCTTTTAACGAATATCCAGTGCAAATTATTTTGACTTGTACTAAATCCCACTAAAAGCGCGCTCAAATATAGACAAGGGGGCGTATAAACGCAAGCTTTTTTCATAGAATTTTAAGAAATATTATCTTAAACAAATTTGCTAAAATGTAAGTCTTTTGTCATTATGTCGAAGTTCACATTTTAAAAAATAAAAAAATGCTAAAAATTAATGAAGATAAATGGCTGGATATAAAAAATGATTTTCTTGAATCGGTAGATTATGATTTGGAGGAAGAGGAAATATATAGATTTGATGAGCAGTCTGGTTCAGAGGTCCCAAATGGTCATAGGGAAACATACTCTTTTGAAAAAGCAGGGATGGAAATTCGTATGCAAGTAGACATCGTGCCAAAGGTTGAAAGGAGTGAGGCTATAGGCAAAGGTGGGGCTCTTAAGGTAAAGTATGATGAGATCGAAGGTGAAAGTATGTACAAGATTACTATCAAGATAAAAGATCAGCATGGAGACTGGGTTGATAGCTCGGCATTTGAAGAGGGGTTTTCGTAGGCTCTTTGGCAAATCAAAAAAAACTAAAATAAAAAAATGCAGGCACTTACGAATGTACAACCGGGGCAATTTATTCATATATTCATAATATATTCTGTATGTGCGGCTTTGCCGATAGCGGCATGGCTTAAGTATTTCTTCCTTGTTAGATATAAAAAAATTAAGAGTTGCAACCTCAAGATAAGAGAGGTGATGACATTATTTGGAATGATTTGTTTGAGTTACCTTACTGTTCATCTGATTTTTTACTCATATGAAACTTTTAGCGCCATGCCGCAAAAGATATTTCTTTTGAGTGTATTTCTAGCTCTCATACCGGCGATTATATGGATGTATGTTGTGTATACAAAAAGGATAAATGGAGTTAGATCCAAGAAAAAAAAGAAATACGAATTGATATTGGTGATAGCCATGTTTTTCCTTGGCATACTTACGGTTCCGCTTTTGAATCTTTATAACAACTATGTCGTTGACACTCCAAAGTTGGATTATTATGTGATGCTTGAGGAGGCTATAGTAAAGCCGGAGTATGACTTGATAAGTGCGCTTAGTCCGAACGACCCTGGGTTTGAAGCTCAACTTTCATCATATCAAAAAGCCAAGAATATATATGATACTATTACTATAGTTATAGACGCCTGGTTGGAAGAAATAATCAAATTATCACTTTTATTGTTTTTTATACACGCAGTCAAACCTGTAAAAACAATTGGAGACGCTATTACCTTCTCGATCCTTGCAGGCCTTGGGTTCGCATTTATTGAAAATATATATTATTTCGTTCAAGTATATCTGGATAATGGTGGAGATAAGAAGGTGTTTTTTAGTGTAGTGATATTTAGGGCTATAGTGCTGAGTATAGGTCACATGACATTTTCCGGGATATTTGGATATTTCTATGGCTTATCCCGGTTTGGACTTCCTCTATACGAGGAGCGCAGGTGGGAGGGGACGAAATTCCCATTGGTGAGGTTATTTAGTAAAATATTCAGACTTCCAATGGCTCATGCTTATGCGGCCTTGCTGTTTACGGAAGGCATGTTGCTGGCTATGCTTACCCATGCTACATTCAATTCCTTCTTGGGATTCGGAGCGAGGGATTATGCAATATATTTGGTGATACTATCGGGGATTTATGTTTATTACCTTACCCAGAGAAAGGCGGGACATTTGGTCCTCGCGACATTTGGTCGAAAAAAATTATCTTTGATGGCACCAAAAGATGAAGATGTTGTACTTGAGCTAGCTGGCATGTGGATAAAAGAAGAGAAGTACAAAGAGGTTGAAGAGATGTGCCAGAGGCTTGAACAAAAAGATCCGGACAATGCGGTTGTAAAATTATTATATGCAAAAGCACACGACAAGCGTCGTGTGAAGCGAGCGAAGCTCGCCATGGCCTCGCTATTTTTCCAAGAAGACATCTTCGAAGAAGACGTTTCCATATTCCAAAAATGGAAACAAATTCGCGCAGAGCGCGAGGCCACTGCAAAAGGTGTCGACATGGGTATAGCCGAAGACCTCACTCCAACAAAGACTTTTGAAAAAAAACCATCAAGTACGCCGCCATCAATCTCTAAAAAGAAGAAAACTTAACTGTGTAAAAAGTCCTCATCCCCGTCTCCAAGTAGACCTGCGGCGGCATTGGCAAATACGCGTTGAAATTTACCGGTAGTCCTACCCCTCCCCCTCACAGTCCTACCTTTCGATCCATTGGCCGTAGAGCTATGCCCTCTCTTTGGCCACTTAACTTTTGCCATTTTAGTTGGAGGAATTATTTTGGCAGAAGTACCCTCTTCGGCCAAATCAAAACCCCATCCTTCAGGCAGTAATTGTCGTATAAGACTTATTTCTAAATCATTGAAAGAGAGGTTATATCTACTTATTTTAATTGATAATCCGTTTTCGCTTACCTCAACATAGAAAGTTCTCTCTCCTTCCAGTTGTGAATTGATTTCTTCATTCAAATCTTCTGCAAAAAGCTCTAAGTAACCGGTGAGATGCTCAGGCTTTTCCGTGCCATCGATTACCGATCCATTTGAACAAGTATACTTAGATACCCCACATTGGGCTGCTCCATTTTTGGATGAGGCGCGTTCGCACAGTACAGTTTCTACCCCATCCCTATTTCCTAGAAGAACTAAAGTTATTGCTTTTTCACAATCATCCCTTCTTGTGTCTTTACAGCTTTTAGCTTCGCAAATAACTAGGCCCGGAGCTTCGACCTGGCTTATAGTTGAAGTATCCATAGGGCCTGCTCCGAGCGATGTTTGATGGTGATGTATTTTTCCCATAATATATAGGGCAATTTATATATTTACTTTATTATTGCAAGGTTTTTTTGTATACTCGTGTGAGCTGAGACTACTAATATCAAATTTAAAAGTAGCCCCAGATAATTTATTATGTAATATAGGTTATGGATTTCCGAAGCTTACTCATACTGATGGTCGTTGTGTACTCGATAGGGAGGGTTTTCAAAACCCTTCACCTCCCGGTGCTTTTTGGGGAGCTTGTTGGAGGTATTATAGTTGGACCAGTACTGCTTGGGCTTGTTCATCCGGGAGATGAGGTTATCAAAGTGATAGCTGAATTAGGAATGTTTTTCCTCATGTTGCACTCTGGACTTGAAACGGATCCGAGAGATTTGATGAAATCTCTAAAAAGTTCAATGTTGGTTGCGATAGGTGGTGCGGTAGTAACTTTCATATTGGTATACTTTACCACTCGTTGGTTTGGATATGATGTTATAGCTTCAGTCTTTGTAGCGATGGGGTCATCAATTAGTGCTATAGCTCTTTGCGTGAGGCTCTTTAAAGATTACGACATTCAGAAGACGCCTGCTTTTAACATAGCGATGGGTGCAGCCATGGTTGGTGATATCCTTGCACTGATAATGTTTTCTGTAATCCTAGGCGTTGTAGAGATGAGGGAGGCTGGAGTGGTGGAGATATCAGAGCTAGTAAAGGTGGCATCCATATTAATATTCAAGGTAGTATTATTTTTTGCTGTAATCATGGTGGCGGGCTTCAAGTTGGCAAAACATCTTAATAAATTGATATACTCTGGATATCGCGGCTTTACAGTTACATTGATAATAGCATTGGTCATAGGTCTGCTTGCAGAGGCTATTGGACTACACATAATTATAGGAGCGTTTTTAGCAGGGCTATTTATTCGTGAAGAAATAATTGAAAAAGAGGCTTTCCATAAAATTGAAGATCGCATTTATGGGCTTGCATACTTCTTCTTTGGGCCAGTTTTCTTCACGTCACTTGCATTTAGTTTGGATTTTACCGTATTCAAGACCGATCCTTGGTATTTACTTGCCATAGTTGTAGTTTCAGTCATTGGCAAGTTGGTTGGAGCAGGGGTCGTCTCAAGAATGCTTAAGTTAAGTGTTTGGGATTCGGTAGCCGTTGGGGTCGCTATGAATAGTAGGGGGGCCGTTGAGCTAATAATCGCTTCAATAGGATTGAGCCTTGGCATTATCAATAGCACTATTTTTTCAACTTTAGTGATTATGGCGCTAGTAACAACGGTGCTTTCTATATTTATGATGAAACCAGTGGCAAAGAAGCTACTCAATGGGGATGTTCAAAAAAACTTACCATC from the Candidatus Peregrinibacteria bacterium genome contains:
- the rpsP gene encoding 30S ribosomal protein S16 → MLVIRLRRTGRKKQATYDLVVAEKANAVKGKFLEKVGSYNSIVIPKELKFDIERINYWIAKGAQPSDTLASLLKRNGVSDMEKFIVVRSRVRKSKKGQPEPKAPAAAPAKAEEAAPVVEDAPVEVEEAVPVAEEAPAEEAKTPETTE
- a CDS encoding glycosyltransferase family 1 protein is translated as MKIGIDLRMYSSQFTGIGRYCYELIENLIKIDHENDYVFFLNEPEYSEFKESKRQLLENGRNRTEGKQAFKAVKVDAPHYSLKEQLSFAKALKKEKLDLMHFTHFNAPILYRKPCIVTIHDLTLSFFPGKKFTKWYHRTAYHIVLKSILRRAKKIIAVSKNTELDLHRLYNFTRGKTVMIHEAVGNEFRALPMEEVGKVVEKFEIDKEYILYTGVHRDHKNVIGLIGGFAKLLNDSKFDGYLVITGKENPHYPEVRMTIDKLGLADNVKLVGLVEESDLIGLYNGASIYAYPSFYEGFGLPALEAFACGTPVCASNKSCLPDICGEAAAYFDPKNLDEMADKFTELLRNDGLRDYLIQKGKERLKDFSWEKMACETLNAYKKTNEPN
- a CDS encoding CapA family protein gives rise to the protein MRNRDSAFMALIIAMMIGAFIIMFTEVEVPKLIKANLFNGGGQKVQVKEGVSILAFGDVSFDRYIRKRIGEEGKDAVLAGMEPIRYILNNADIVFVNLEGPVTENRITTGKEIAFQFDPDSLEILKNFSVDIASTANNHAYDMGKNAVEDTRKFLADYGIISVGDAKGTNEKSSYETIINGKKVAFAAFNHTDYRLDFDSAAILISELKARNDIVIVSIHWGREYFIVPSDFQRDMARKFVESGADVIIGHHPHVIEGMEFIDGKPVFYSLGNFVFDQWFMDETQEGLGIELIFSDASTKIHLLPFKIDKGFPYIPTDEESQAILNKFYSYSFSTNPEINDHLDLFQNISPK
- a CDS encoding PrsW family glutamic-type intramembrane protease, whose protein sequence is MQALTNVQPGQFIHIFIIYSVCAALPIAAWLKYFFLVRYKKIKSCNLKIREVMTLFGMICLSYLTVHLIFYSYETFSAMPQKIFLLSVFLALIPAIIWMYVVYTKRINGVRSKKKKKYELILVIAMFFLGILTVPLLNLYNNYVVDTPKLDYYVMLEEAIVKPEYDLISALSPNDPGFEAQLSSYQKAKNIYDTITIVIDAWLEEIIKLSLLLFFIHAVKPVKTIGDAITFSILAGLGFAFIENIYYFVQVYLDNGGDKKVFFSVVIFRAIVLSIGHMTFSGIFGYFYGLSRFGLPLYEERRWEGTKFPLVRLFSKIFRLPMAHAYAALLFTEGMLLAMLTHATFNSFLGFGARDYAIYLVILSGIYVYYLTQRKAGHLVLATFGRKKLSLMAPKDEDVVLELAGMWIKEEKYKEVEEMCQRLEQKDPDNAVVKLLYAKAHDKRRVKRAKLAMASLFFQEDIFEEDVSIFQKWKQIRAEREATAKGVDMGIAEDLTPTKTFEKKPSSTPPSISKKKKT
- a CDS encoding cation:proton antiporter, which produces MDFRSLLILMVVVYSIGRVFKTLHLPVLFGELVGGIIVGPVLLGLVHPGDEVIKVIAELGMFFLMLHSGLETDPRDLMKSLKSSMLVAIGGAVVTFILVYFTTRWFGYDVIASVFVAMGSSISAIALCVRLFKDYDIQKTPAFNIAMGAAMVGDILALIMFSVILGVVEMREAGVVEISELVKVASILIFKVVLFFAVIMVAGFKLAKHLNKLIYSGYRGFTVTLIIALVIGLLAEAIGLHIIIGAFLAGLFIREEIIEKEAFHKIEDRIYGLAYFFFGPVFFTSLAFSLDFTVFKTDPWYLLAIVVVSVIGKLVGAGVVSRMLKLSVWDSVAVGVAMNSRGAVELIIASIGLSLGIINSTIFSTLVIMALVTTVLSIFMMKPVAKKLLNGDVQKNLPSIER